Proteins encoded in a region of the Ptychodera flava strain L36383 chromosome 4, AS_Pfla_20210202, whole genome shotgun sequence genome:
- the LOC139132103 gene encoding 2-Hydroxyacid oxidase 1-like: protein MSKPMLVCVDDYEKYAREHLNQHSVAYYTCGADEEVSVKENRQAFRRFRIKPRVLREADSQRVCKVISDWSIVTIHNNLGSLFVLFHYNGKILPTNWITASKSLRVGPLRDVSKRDLSTSILGQKIDFPILSGPAGTQCLAHHEGEVAAAKAANAMKTCIVLSTYSTKSLEEVSQAAPNCLRWFQLYIWRPRSIAVNLVRRAEAAGFKALVLTVDMPILGKRRSGMVCWWISNATPFAPPTSSKRAHGTSQRRRMQEYGAPADMVLGASLTQRLS, encoded by the coding sequence ATGTCAAAACCGATGCTGGTGTGTGTGGATGACTATGAAAAATATGCTAGAGAACACCTAAATCAGCACAGTGTGGCGTACTATACTTGTGGAGCGGACGAGGAAGTTAGCGTGAAGGAAAATAGACAAGCATTTCGTCGTTTTAGGATAAAACCAAGGGTTCTGCGAGAGGCTGACTcacagcgtgtttgcaaggttatatctgattggtcgattgtcactattcacaacaacttagggagtttatttgtattatttcattataacggtaagattctgccaaccaattggataacagcttcgaaatcgctccGAGTCGGCCCTCTGCGAGACGTCTCAAAGAGAGATTTATCAACATCGAttcttggtcagaaaattgATTTCCCAATTTTAAGCGGACCGGCAGGGACGCAATGCTTGGCCCATCACGAAGGAGAAGTAGCCGCTGCCAAAGCTGCAAATGCGATGAAGACATGTATAGTGTTGAGTACATACTCAACAAAATCCCTGGAGGAAGTAAGTCAGGCTGCTCCCAATTGTCTTCGATGGTTTCAGTTGTACATTTGGCGGCCTCGCTCAATCGCTGTCAATTTAGTGAGAAGGGCAGAGGCAGCTGGTTTCAAAGCGTTGGTTCTGACGGTGGATATGCCAATCTTGGGAAAACGGCGCAGTGGAATGGTATGCTGGTGGATTTCAAATGCCACCCCATTTGCACCTCCCACATCTTCCAAAAGAGCTCATGGGACAAGCCAAAGAAGACGCATGCAAGAGTATGGTGCTCCAGCAGACATGGTACTAGGTGCCTCACTAACCCAGAGGTTATCGTaa